Proteins encoded together in one Lathyrus oleraceus cultivar Zhongwan6 chromosome 5, CAAS_Psat_ZW6_1.0, whole genome shotgun sequence window:
- the LOC127081559 gene encoding F-box/FBD/LRR-repeat protein At5g56420-like: MADRISEFHDSILCHILSFLPTKHAATTSILSKRWKSLWLSVLTLDFDCKSFEDMTCHGYSVHQLMLLRKIELPILSFRFNCIYGHSIHNQNDINLFVSYLMNRGIENLNISGDMKLPPSILSCKTLKVLKLKGIIVNGFSHQVDFPLLKILHLKRMIFERHELLVKLLSGCRILEEFETKYLGFLNGSRVPAKEFDGLLPSLVQAKISCHDSIIPLHLVRNVESLHMEQAQLECCITKLPMFHNLTQVKLQFFFNMWGWLQQILEQCHKLQSLIIQGLEYQDESWNNQSWNDPPIIPKCLSLHLRTCCLAYCKGTESELQFAKYILQNSKRLKTMKFKYNYCADIKAKHQMTMELSSLAKGSTMCEIVFENSVSNSISD, from the exons ATGGCAGATAGAATCAGTGAGTTTCACGATTCAATTCTCTGTCACATTCTTTCTTTTCTTCCAACCAAACATGCTGCAACCACAAGCATCCTCTCTAAGAGATGGAAATCACTATGGCTTTCGGTACTCACTCTCGACTTCGACTGCAAATCCTTCGAAGACATGACCTGCCATGGATATTCTGTACACCAATTGATGCTCTTACGAAAAATTGAACTTCCAATCCTTTCGTTTCGTTTCAATTGCATCTACGGTCATTCAATTCATAACCAAAATGATATTAATCTATTTGTTTCCTATTTAATGAATAGAGGAATTGAGAATCTTAACATTAGCGGTGACATGAAATTACCACCTAGTATTCTTAGTTGCAAGACCCTTAAGGTTCTTAAGTTGAAAGGAATAATAGTGAATGGTTTTTCTCATCAAGTGGATTTTCCTCTTCTTAAAATTCTTCATTTAAAGAGAATGATTTTTGAACGGCATGAATTGCTTGTTAAACTTCTCTCTGGTTGTCGTATACTTGAGGAATTTGAAACCAAATATTTAGGTTTTCTTAATGGTTCGCGTGTTCCAGCGAAAGAGTTTGATGGCTTGTTACCTAGTTTAGTCCAAGCAAAGATTTCTTGTCATGATTCTATTATTCCTCTTCATTTGGTTCGCAATGTGGAGAGTCTACATATGGAACAA GCACAATTGGAATGTTGTATTACTAAACTTCCCATGTTTCATAATCTGACACAAGTGAAACTTCAATTTTTCTTTAATATGTGGGGTTGGTTGCAACAAATTCTTGAACAATGCCACAAACTTCAAAGTTTAATCATACAGGGTCTTGAATATCAAGACGAAAGTTGGAACAACCAAAGTTGGAACGATCCACCAATAATTCCAAAGTGTCTTTCATTGCACCTGAGAACATGCTGTCTTGCATATTGTAAAGGCACTGAATCTGAGCTCCAATTTGCAAAGTATATTTTGCAAAATTCGAAAAGACTGAAGACTATGAAATTTAAGTATAATTACTGTGCAGATATAAAAGCGAAACACCAAATGACAATGGAATTATCTTCACTCGCAAAGGGCTCTACAATGTGTGAAATTGTTTTTGAAAACTCGGTATCTAATTCAATTTCCGATTAA